Below is a window of Populus alba chromosome 2, ASM523922v2, whole genome shotgun sequence DNA.
ACCATTACAGCCTCAGCTCTTTCCACGTTTTgtacaaaaagaacaaacaGAGAAGTAAATGAACACAGTGCTATTGTTTGCCAGTGCAAGGCTCTTCTTTACAGGAAATAATCAATAGCTGAACTGACCTCTAAGGCTTCTGCAAAGCTCCTTTCCACCTCAGCAATACGATTTTGTGCTTCTTGATTTATTCTTTCAACTTCATTGTCAAAGGCTCTCTGCTGCCTTTCATTTTCTGCAATGAGCTTGTCTACTTGTATTTCAAGCTTTCTAGATAAACTTTTGTAATCGAACTCTTCCTTTATTCTCAACATGTTCTCCACTTTCATTGCCTAAAGACAGACGAAGTATTTACAATCTGTTGATTATTTATGCTACATCAATATGTAACATATACTTTAATGGTGCCATCATAAATACACTACGCATTATAATAAAACTCTCATTTAAGCAACAGGGATGCCAAATAAAAGCAGTATGAAGTCATGATGTAAAAAGGTTGAAATACACATTTCACAATAGCATTTGTAATTTGTACATTATaacagaggagaggaaaaactGTTTGATGGCATGTACTGCAAAAATTAAAGGCATGACACATGAATCAACAATGCTCACCCTTTGTCCAAACAATATAGTGCTCGAAGTCTCGCCCCTGTGGCGTGGTGATGGGCCAATGGTCACAATTAAAGAAGTTCTTGCAGTTCCTGCAGTGAGATGACATGTGACCAAAATATGAACTGGCGTTTTTTTGCAGAGAAATCTAGAATAAGAAGCCAgttcatttatgaaaataaaccTTCATAGAATGGTAAATTAGTAAATGAATTATTCCTCTCAAGAAACAACAAGGGTAAGGTAATGGTTCAAATAATCACTAATTTGGATCTCACCAATAACATCTAATTAATTGATCCAGTCAGATCATATCAAAACCtgagaaaaaattaacttacATGAATAAGAATGGCAACTCACCTCCAAATGAATCTTTAAGCAACCTTGTAAGTTTTGAATCGCGAATTGGAACATGAGAACTATTCTCAGCCAGTGCATTTATGCACTTCCCTAGTGCACTCAGTGAGAGATTAATAGACTTAGCTTCCTCTAGCATATGTCCCTCGCTTCCTGTCAAATGAGGAAAGAGCATATGTTAAGAACCTACTAACTCATAAAAACATTAGAAAGAGGTTTAAGAAAGCCATGATTGTCAGAAATCACACTCCACCTCATATATATCCACACTTATAGTCCAATGGATATAAAGAAAAAGTAACATCTTCTGGTACGCACCTGACTTGTGAACACGTTCTGAACCAGCCAGATCTACCAAAACCAGCTTGCTTTTCCGAACAATAGGTTTTGAAGGTTTGACCAAATGAGATGAATTATCAATTTCACTTGAAAGAGCATCTTCTCGTCCTGTAAATGACCTCTTAACCTGAACCTGCACTAAAATATGCAACTATAAATCAAACAGAAAACTGAATCAAGAGCATCAAAAGTAAAGAAGAATTATTCACCATTAGAATAGCATGACTACGAGAAGATTCAGTATTCAACTTCGTATTCGCAGCAATTCTATGAGCTTCCCCTAATCTTAGCAGTTCCACAATACTCTGCTGGTCCCTGATTTCTGCAACAGTTGCCCCAGGTACTGAAACATCACCAGTTTTTGGATCTTCCACAATagaaatattattgtttgacGGAACAAGAAGGTCCTGGACAGCCTCCATATAAAGCTATACATGTTTGTAAAGAACAAGAATGTTAGGTAAGTTGTGAAGGCGCAAACTGTAACAGAACAAGATCAAAGTGAACATGGTGAAGTTCAGAAGTAATTTCATTCAATTTGTCACAAAATAAatgtaagaaaaacaaataaaaagagatcATGCAATGGTACAACCATCTTTCACCTAACTTGAGCCCAACCTGCAAATATGATACTGAGACAGAATCAGTCTCTGGAGAGATTTCTGTTAAAATATCCTCCATTGCACGAACCATGATCCCACGAGAAGAAGTATCATCCTCTCCCAGGTGTCCAAGAGTAAAAGTTTTCCCAGTACCGGTCTGACCATAAGCCATCACTGTCCCATTGTAACCATCTAAAACActctaaaaaatgaaaactcaCATCagtaaaacttttaaataagaCCCTACAGATAACATACGAACATCCAGCATGGCATTATAACCCATACAAACAAAACGGAAGCTGACAGCAACGTTCAAGGATTTTAGGATACGCCACGCCCAAAACATAATGTTTATTGTTTAGTGACAATAAAGCGCCAACATCGTCGCTTAATTCAGCAATGTACacaataaataaaccaaaagtAACCAACCTCGACAACAGGCTTAGCAACAGCTTCATAAACACGCTTCTGAGACGCGAATTCAGTAAGCACGTCATCGAACTCATATGTATCCGCATCCCAATTGTTTTTTCGAAGCTTCAACCTCTTAAGCtgagattgaacaaaaaaaaggccCCAGAATCATTAATAACACCACAATCAAGCTCAAAAACAATACTCTAATAATGGCACATTCAGACCACCTCAGGCTGCAATTCAACATAATCGGCAAAATCCGCATCTGCTGCCAACTCCTCTGCATTTCGCGGCCGCAATCTCACCGCCACTCTAACTCTTCCCAGCACTGTCAAAACCattaaaacattttgaaatcCACAGCACAGACTGATACTCCTTCACCACTCAAACAAAGATCCAATGCCGGAAACCTAAAACCACTATAAATGCTTTCTACTAGTGATCAACATAGTTCGAGATGAGTCAAAATGTAGtaagagaaaaggaaggaaCTCACCTCCGTCGTCGGAGGCGGAGAAAGTGGAAGGGTAGCTGCGGCGGAAAGATGGGAGAGGAGCGTGAGAGGGGTGGACTCTGGATTTGAAAGAGGAAGACTTGAGATTAGAAGCAGTGACGGGTTTAAGTGGCCTTTGAGCGCTGCTGCTGCCATTTCGAAAAGCACTGTTACttgacgatgatgatgatgccatGTGATAATTACTTATCCTTTTCAGATTCTCCGGTTACTTTTCCGTTGAATGGTTGCTTTTGTTGTTGGCGGAGCTGAGTTGAGTGGAGGAGAAAAGGGCCAGAAAGGGAAGGATTGATGTCCGGTTGTGGAGGTGGAATTTGGGGGTTTGGGTCCGATTCCAAGTTGTTGGAGAATGGGGTCCACTTTTATTTGAAAGAGTTGCATAGCAAGATACAAGATGGGTCATTCATGGCAGGTTCACGTGTCCCACATCCCAGTCCGTTCCTTCAATTTTTACGATTTAAAAGTAATTGAAATTtacattttccttttcttttttaagaaactttaatttgaagtttaaatttTGCTTTCAGAGGAAGGTGGAGAAATCACATGTTTTCatctttaaagttttattttttttatatttaaaaaaaaagaaattatttttttaaatttaaattaaattaatattttttttattttttataattattttaaaatattaatgtcaaaaacaattttaaaaaaaataaaaaatatattattttaatatattttttaaataaaaaatatttttaaaaaaatttcaatcactatcatattctcaaaatatttctttttgagtgatgaaaaattaattttttgttatcatcttatttattttgggtAATGTTAGTAAcatgtttttacaaaaaattaaatttaaattaatttttttttagattatttaatattattaatattaaaaataattttaaaaaaaaatttaatttaacatattttcatataaaaaaacattttaactcaatttctacttacaattttaaataatttttttgtttaaaaaaaaccgaattgaGGAGACTTTTGAGAAtcacttagaaaaatattatatatataaaaaaaaaaaagaatgaaaatagaCTTGCACTTTACTATAAAGATAttgattttatgaaattaaatttgtattattaggactaatgattttaattattatttttgccaTCCATTACTggaaaatacaaattttaaagGGCCATGTCGACTTGTATCTCTAAAAAAGCAtccaatatataaaaatcttaagaaaCGGATTCGGTGTGCAGTCATCATCTAATTGCAAAACATACCTAATTTTCGAGCGCAGAACGTCGGGAGCCTATGGGTAATTTATATGCACCTTGTGTAGAAacactagaaaacaaaaaacatggctaaaaaaaaatgttaatccGAATAATATTATGGTAAATAATGAAAATCGCAGAATGCGCATAAGCAGGTTCATGGATCCTGCACTCAGGCCCCGTCgaatattaaagaactctaaaacgcgtggggaaaacactgtagcttttcCCCTACGccttacatatattttttttttttccacgttTCACTATATTCATTagtttaaatatcaaaaaaaaaaaaaacaaagaagaagaaaacgctGCAGCCCCctcctctctttaaaaaaaccaaacacagcCGCCTCCCCGGGGTTTCAATTGTTTCTCCTCACCGGACCGCCCTCTTcagcttttctcttcttcttcttcactggaGCTCCCCACGGTTCTCCTTCTTCTCGCCAGCCAAACTCAGCCCACGAAGAAGCCGCCACCATTTCATCAACACAGAGCACATCGACACAGCCCTTAATTTCACTCCCTCTTTCCCCCATTTTCCTTTAGCCTTTTGGACCACAACAACAGCCCCTTTACCTTCTCAGTTGCAGGAGCAAAAGGCGAACCGGACGGAGACCAGCCTTCTCCTCCCTCAACAGCAACGGCGAAGGCAGCACCGTCCACCACAGCAGCGCCGCTCCTTCGTCCTCTGGTTTCTCGGCCACCTCCAGCGTCCTCCCCTCTCTCGGCCGAACCCAGCTTCAACAGTACCGACAGACCAGCTAcagcagcgccgtccacagAATTCGCACAGCCACCACCACTCGTGGCTCCCGACTTCCAACGCTCCCGCCTCCGACAGAGCCGCCATCTGAAGAAGGAGGACTAGCCACCAGGAAATAGAAGGATTTGATGCAGATCttaaaaaaggcaaaaacaaaactgatctaaaagaaaaaaaaacaaagtaaaatcaAAAACTGTTATGTGCGTCTCTTGATTGTTGCAGGTCATGCCGCGCGAAGACAGAGAAGAACAAGCCTTTCGAGATCTGTTGTTCCCAAGTTTCTTCACCACGGCGCATGAACCCACGCGA
It encodes the following:
- the LOC118042239 gene encoding kinesin-like protein KIN-UB isoform X2; this encodes MASSSSSSNSAFRNGSSSAQRPLKPVTASNLKSSSFKSRVHPSHAPLPSFRRSYPSTFSASDDGVLGRVRVAVRLRPRNAEELAADADFADYVELQPELKRLKLRKNNWDADTYEFDDVLTEFASQKRVYEAVAKPVVESVLDGYNGTVMAYGQTGTGKTFTLGHLGEDDTSSRGIMVRAMEDILTEISPETDSVSVSYLQLYMEAVQDLLVPSNNNISIVEDPKTGDVSVPGATVAEIRDQQSIVELLRLGEAHRIAANTKLNTESSRSHAILMVQVKRSFTGREDALSSEIDNSSHLVKPSKPIVRKSKLVLVDLAGSERVHKSGSEGHMLEEAKSINLSLSALGKCINALAENSSHVPIRDSKLTRLLKDSFGGTARTSLIVTIGPSPRHRGETSSTILFGQRAMKVENMLRIKEEFDYKSLSRKLEIQVDKLIAENERQQRAFDNEVERINQEAQNRIAEVERSFAEALEKERLKCQMEYMESVKELEEKLLANQQSHDRDDFINDNCNGEELGPVSEEVSDLRKLLQNEIQLRKAAEDEINKLKGQFEQFMQPGAGGDTEIIRLHKILEDEACKKRKLEEEVVILQSQLLQLTFEADQAKRYLERSGSANGFSGVDSLMSQARHSQFKDTINGQKAPTASLFEHVGLQKILSLLESEDANVRIHAVKVVANLAAEEANQERIVESGGLTSLLMVLRSFEDETIRRVAAGAIANLAMNANQELIMVQGGISLLSMTAADAEDPQTLRMVSGAIANLCGNDKLQMKLRSEGGIRALLGMVRCGHPDVLSQVARGIANFAKCESRASTQGLKSGRSLLIEDDALPWIVQNANNEAAPIRRHIELALCHLAQQEVNAKEMISGGALWELVRISRYCSREDIRALARRTLNSSSTFRSEMRRLRIEC
- the LOC118042239 gene encoding kinesin-like protein KIN-UB isoform X1, whose protein sequence is MASSSSSSNSAFRNGSSSAQRPLKPVTASNLKSSSFKSRVHPSHAPLPSFRRSYPSTFSASDDGVLGRVRVAVRLRPRNAEELAADADFADYVELQPELKRLKLRKNNWDADTYEFDDVLTEFASQKRVYEAVAKPVVESVLDGYNGTVMAYGQTGTGKTFTLGHLGEDDTSSRGIMVRAMEDILTEISPETDSVSVSYLQLYMEAVQDLLVPSNNNISIVEDPKTGDVSVPGATVAEIRDQQSIVELLRLGEAHRIAANTKLNTESSRSHAILMVQVKRSFTGREDALSSEIDNSSHLVKPSKPIVRKSKLVLVDLAGSERVHKSGSEGHMLEEAKSINLSLSALGKCINALAENSSHVPIRDSKLTRLLKDSFGGTARTSLIVTIGPSPRHRGETSSTILFGQRAMKVENMLRIKEEFDYKSLSRKLEIQVDKLIAENERQQRAFDNEVERINQEAQNRIAEVERSFAEALEKERLKCQMEYMESVKELEEKLLANQQSHDRDDFINDNCNGEELGPVSEEVSDLRKLLQNEIQLRKAAEDEINKLKGQFEQFMQPGAGGDTEIIRLHKILEDEACKKRKLEEEVVILQSQLLQLTFEADQAKRYLERSGSANGFSGVDSLMSQARHSQFKDTINGQKAPTASLFEHVGLQKILSLLESEDANVRIHAVKVVANLAAEEANQERIVESGGLTSLLMVLRSFEDETIRRVAAGAIANLAMNEANQELIMVQGGISLLSMTAADAEDPQTLRMVSGAIANLCGNDKLQMKLRSEGGIRALLGMVRCGHPDVLSQVARGIANFAKCESRASTQGLKSGRSLLIEDDALPWIVQNANNEAAPIRRHIELALCHLAQQEVNAKEMISGGALWELVRISRYCSREDIRALARRTLNSSSTFRSEMRRLRIEC